One Brachyspira suanatina DNA segment encodes these proteins:
- the secA gene encoding preprotein translocase subunit SecA, which yields MGAMDLVFKLIFGSKEQNDAKILKPIAEKTLTFEEEIKKLSNEELTNKTKEFRERVEKYIGCKTEELDLSKEENKKKLQNILDDILPEAFAVVREASIRTTGMRHFDVQVMGGAVLHQGRIAEMKTGEGKTLVATLAVYLNALTGLGVHVVTVNDYLAKRDAEWMTPIYSMLGISVGILDNTRPHSPERRAVYNCDVVYGTNNEFGFDYLRDNMVTRKEDKVQRKFYFAIVDEVDSILIDEARTPLIISGPAEKNIKMYYEIDRIIPMLKQAEVDERMREVAGTGDYVLDEKDKNVYLTEEGVHKVEKLLNVENLYGAQSSTIVHHVNQALKAHKVFKKDVDYMVTDGEVLIVDEFTGRVLEGRRYSDGLHQAIEAKEKVAIQNESQTYATITFQNYFRMYPKLSGMTGTAETEAEEFYKIYKLDVAVIPTNKPIARQDLSDRIYRTRKAKFEALAKYIKELQDAGKPALVGTVSVEMNEELSKVFKRHKINHEVLNAKNHSREAAIIAQAGEPGAVTLATNMAGRGTDIVLGGNPVAKGVAEIEQILVLMRDKAFKERDPYKKEELTKKVKSIDLYKEAFVRSVISGKIEEAKELAQKNNADEMIEKIDRIIQINEKAKTDKERVLAAGGLHVIGSERHEARRIDNQLRGRSGRQGDPGLSVFFLSLEDDLMRLFGGERVSKMMLAMGMGEEEELGHKWLNKSIENAQRKVEGRNFDIRKHLLEYDDVMNQQRMAVYGERDYILYSDDISPRVEEIISEVTEETIQDISDNKKHVDPLEVTKWLNSYLIGIDEDAANKAVEGGVDNAVKNLTNLLLEAYRKKASEIDEKIFREVEKNIFLSIIDNRWKDHLFAMDSLREGIGLRGYAEKNPLTEYKLEGYKMFVATMNVIHNELVNLIMRVRIIPNSFDSMERESAFDGGVEEKSSASAMNGGNAQAIQSKVKTAQANVKMTQKIGRNDPCPCGSGKKYKHCHGKDNPQ from the coding sequence ATGGGAGCAATGGACTTAGTATTCAAATTAATATTCGGCTCTAAAGAACAAAATGATGCTAAAATATTAAAACCTATAGCAGAAAAGACATTAACATTTGAAGAAGAAATAAAGAAATTAAGCAATGAAGAACTTACAAATAAAACAAAAGAATTCAGAGAAAGAGTAGAAAAATACATAGGATGCAAAACAGAAGAATTAGATTTAAGCAAAGAAGAAAATAAGAAAAAACTTCAAAATATATTAGATGATATACTTCCAGAGGCATTTGCCGTGGTTCGTGAGGCTAGTATAAGAACTACAGGAATGAGACACTTTGATGTACAGGTTATGGGAGGAGCAGTACTTCATCAAGGAAGAATCGCTGAAATGAAAACAGGTGAAGGTAAAACTCTTGTTGCTACACTTGCCGTTTATCTTAATGCTTTAACAGGACTTGGAGTGCATGTAGTTACAGTAAACGATTATCTTGCTAAAAGGGACGCTGAATGGATGACTCCTATATATTCTATGCTTGGTATAAGTGTAGGAATACTTGATAATACTAGACCTCATTCACCGGAAAGAAGAGCCGTTTATAACTGCGATGTTGTTTATGGTACTAATAATGAGTTCGGATTCGACTATTTAAGAGATAATATGGTAACTAGAAAAGAGGATAAAGTTCAGAGAAAATTCTACTTTGCCATAGTCGATGAGGTAGACAGTATTTTGATAGACGAAGCTAGAACACCTCTTATCATATCAGGACCTGCTGAGAAAAACATAAAAATGTACTATGAAATTGACAGAATAATACCAATGCTTAAACAGGCTGAAGTTGACGAGAGAATGCGTGAGGTGGCCGGCACTGGTGATTATGTATTAGATGAAAAAGATAAAAACGTATACCTTACAGAAGAAGGCGTACACAAGGTAGAAAAACTCCTTAATGTTGAGAACTTATACGGAGCCCAAAGCAGTACTATAGTTCACCATGTTAATCAGGCATTAAAAGCACATAAAGTGTTCAAAAAAGATGTTGATTATATGGTTACAGATGGAGAAGTTTTGATTGTAGATGAATTTACAGGACGTGTACTTGAAGGAAGAAGATATAGTGACGGACTTCACCAAGCAATAGAAGCTAAAGAAAAAGTTGCTATACAAAATGAATCACAAACTTATGCTACAATTACATTCCAGAACTATTTCAGAATGTATCCTAAACTTTCAGGTATGACTGGTACTGCTGAAACAGAGGCAGAAGAATTCTATAAAATATACAAATTAGACGTTGCTGTTATACCTACTAATAAACCTATAGCAAGACAGGATTTATCAGATAGAATATACAGAACAAGAAAGGCTAAATTTGAGGCTTTGGCAAAATATATTAAAGAACTTCAGGATGCCGGAAAACCTGCTCTTGTTGGTACTGTATCAGTGGAAATGAACGAAGAATTATCAAAAGTATTCAAAAGACATAAAATCAATCATGAAGTATTGAATGCCAAAAACCACTCAAGAGAGGCTGCAATAATAGCACAGGCAGGAGAACCAGGAGCCGTTACACTTGCTACAAACATGGCAGGACGTGGTACGGATATTGTGCTTGGAGGAAACCCTGTTGCTAAAGGTGTTGCTGAAATAGAGCAAATACTTGTACTTATGAGAGATAAAGCTTTCAAAGAGAGAGATCCTTACAAAAAAGAAGAATTAACAAAGAAAGTAAAATCAATAGACCTTTATAAAGAGGCTTTTGTAAGAAGTGTTATATCTGGAAAGATTGAAGAAGCTAAAGAATTGGCACAAAAAAACAATGCCGATGAAATGATAGAAAAGATTGACAGAATAATACAAATAAATGAAAAAGCTAAAACAGATAAAGAAAGAGTACTTGCAGCTGGAGGTTTGCATGTTATAGGAAGTGAAAGACATGAGGCAAGACGTATTGACAATCAGCTTAGAGGTAGAAGCGGAAGACAGGGAGACCCAGGACTTAGCGTATTTTTCTTATCTCTTGAAGATGATTTAATGCGTTTATTCGGCGGTGAGAGAGTTTCTAAGATGATGCTTGCTATGGGAATGGGTGAAGAAGAAGAACTTGGACATAAATGGCTTAACAAATCAATAGAAAATGCTCAAAGAAAGGTTGAAGGCAGAAACTTTGATATAAGAAAGCATTTGCTTGAGTATGATGATGTTATGAATCAGCAGCGTATGGCTGTTTACGGTGAGAGAGATTATATACTTTACTCTGATGATATATCTCCTAGAGTAGAAGAAATCATATCTGAAGTAACTGAAGAAACTATTCAAGACATATCAGATAATAAAAAACATGTTGATCCTTTAGAAGTAACTAAGTGGCTTAACAGTTATTTAATAGGCATAGATGAAGATGCTGCTAACAAAGCTGTAGAGGGCGGTGTTGACAATGCTGTAAAAAATCTTACTAACCTATTATTAGAAGCATACAGAAAAAAAGCGTCCGAAATAGATGAAAAAATATTTAGAGAGGTAGAAAAAAACATATTCCTTTCTATAATAGATAACAGATGGAAGGATCATTTATTTGCTATGGACAGTTTAAGAGAAGGTATAGGACTTAGAGGATATGCCGAGAAAAACCCTCTTACAGAATACAAACTTGAAGGTTATAAAATGTTCGTAGCTACTATGAATGTTATACATAATGAGCTTGTGAACTTGATAATGAGAGTAAGAATAATACCTAATTCATTTGACAGTATGGAAAGAGAGAGTGCATTTGATGGCGGTGTTGAAGAGAAAAGCAGTGCTAGTGCTATGAATGGAGGTAATGCACAAGCTATTCAAAGCAAAGTAAAAACTGCACAGGCTAATGTTAAAATGACTCAGAAAATAGGAAGAAATGATCCTTGTCCTTGCGGAAGCGGTAAGAAATATAAACATTGCCATGGAAAGGATAATCCTCAGTAA
- a CDS encoding LptA/OstA family protein, which produces MLKVNKVFVTVILFILALSLIAQSRRSADKFTYNNKTKVFQYTGNSKMEDSSAVITSHVMTFYQETELATFSGGVRLLSKTNGSTITGGYASYNGKTRYAYVKNKPVLKSPTNNMTIRSSFMERDFNTPIAKAISNVHLTHVDRESKRKTDGYADNLIYDMDAETALLTGNPRLYQGADRLEGEILEYNARTATANVMGRGKIYVLQTNNYINSSETNKKNSNVSNYNIVVADRLFLNEYGGKDNNTRTLYAYGNVTAYFYEENMILKGGYIEYEIDNEHIYMYQDPSVRIPDRGIIAFGEWIEYKKDEKFKDVIFHNDVVMIDYDESLSLEGDLLHLDPDTKVATVSGSPKAYVEDRSIKITSVTMQMFNDEEKLRANGNVHVEGKDMNSQSAWATYFDEDKYLRLWGESPYLKQKDSVVRAREIKYYIDTEKVEAIGVSGEIPE; this is translated from the coding sequence TTGCTGAAGGTCAATAAAGTTTTTGTTACAGTTATATTATTTATATTGGCATTGTCATTAATCGCCCAATCAAGAAGAAGTGCCGATAAATTCACTTATAATAATAAAACAAAAGTTTTTCAATATACAGGTAATTCTAAAATGGAGGACTCATCTGCAGTAATTACAAGTCATGTTATGACATTCTATCAGGAAACAGAATTAGCTACATTTAGCGGAGGAGTTAGACTTTTAAGTAAAACAAATGGTTCTACAATAACAGGCGGATATGCAAGCTATAATGGTAAAACTAGATATGCTTATGTGAAGAATAAACCTGTGTTAAAATCTCCTACAAATAATATGACTATAAGAAGTTCATTTATGGAGAGAGATTTTAATACTCCAATAGCTAAAGCTATTAGTAACGTACATTTAACACATGTTGATAGAGAAAGTAAAAGAAAAACGGACGGATATGCTGATAATTTGATTTATGATATGGATGCTGAAACAGCGCTTCTTACAGGCAATCCTAGACTTTATCAAGGTGCTGACAGACTTGAAGGTGAAATATTAGAGTATAATGCTAGAACAGCTACTGCTAATGTTATGGGAAGAGGTAAGATATATGTACTTCAAACTAATAATTATATTAATTCTTCTGAAACAAATAAAAAAAATAGTAATGTAAGTAATTATAATATTGTAGTAGCAGACAGATTGTTTTTGAATGAATATGGAGGAAAAGACAATAATACACGTACTTTATATGCTTATGGAAATGTAACAGCTTATTTTTATGAAGAGAATATGATACTTAAGGGCGGATATATAGAGTATGAAATAGATAATGAACATATCTATATGTATCAGGATCCTTCCGTTAGAATACCTGACAGAGGGATTATAGCTTTTGGTGAATGGATAGAATATAAAAAAGACGAAAAGTTTAAAGATGTTATATTTCATAATGATGTTGTTATGATTGATTATGATGAAAGTTTATCATTAGAAGGAGATTTGCTTCATTTAGATCCTGATACAAAAGTTGCTACGGTAAGCGGAAGTCCTAAAGCCTATGTAGAGGATAGAAGTATCAAAATAACATCAGTTACTATGCAGATGTTTAATGATGAAGAAAAACTCCGTGCTAATGGAAATGTACATGTAGAGGGTAAAGATATGAATTCTCAAAGTGCTTGGGCTACTTATTTTGATGAAGATAAATATTTGAGGCTTTGGGGTGAAAGTCCTTATTTAAAACAAAAAGATAGTGTAGTAAGAGCAAGAGAGATAAAATATTATATAGATACTGAAAAAGTTGAAGCTATAGGTGTAAGCGGTGAAATACCTGAGTAA
- the lptC gene encoding LPS export ABC transporter periplasmic protein LptC yields the protein MKLLVNFSILSLILCVSCTNFNNLGKEFQQEDNFVPPPDMEFYGFRRENYDTNFKQLDSFATNAKFYNKQKLVELYESRTYTYDSNNTIAASLSGEFITINQETLFTQIYTNVIVKASNNTILYTEYLQWDNEKQQFRSPVPIRVEQEDGSWLTGSSMEGDMGLEHITIYNEVDEGDAIGVPVAEGQ from the coding sequence ATGAAATTGTTAGTAAATTTTAGCATCTTGTCTTTAATACTATGTGTTTCCTGCACTAATTTTAATAATCTTGGTAAAGAATTCCAACAAGAAGATAATTTTGTTCCTCCACCTGATATGGAATTTTATGGTTTTAGAAGAGAAAATTATGATACTAATTTTAAACAGTTAGATTCTTTTGCCACCAATGCTAAATTCTATAATAAACAGAAATTGGTTGAACTTTATGAAAGCAGAACATATACATATGATTCTAATAATACTATAGCTGCTAGTTTGTCTGGTGAATTTATAACTATAAATCAGGAAACATTATTTACTCAAATATATACAAACGTAATAGTAAAAGCATCAAATAATACAATACTTTATACAGAGTATTTGCAATGGGATAATGAAAAACAGCAATTTAGAAGCCCAGTTCCTATTAGAGTAGAGCAGGAAGATGGAAGTTGGCTTACAGGAAGCAGTATGGAAGGTGATATGGGTTTAGAGCATATTACTATATATAATGAAGTTGATGAAGGTGATGCTATAGGAGTTCCAGTTGCTGAAGGTCAATAA
- a CDS encoding KdsC family phosphatase encodes MNIRDYISYLLNKNKLKKVKLLVSDIDGVMTDGRLIFDDNGVESKFFNTQDGMGVVLALKAGIKIAVISGSNSNAIKTRFDKFRRHGFEDLILGQENKMPVILTLMEKYGLKKEEIAYIGDDLIDLSVMRYVGISFSPKDAHNEALKVANVIIHKRGGYGAVRVVIDMILKSKGIYNEIVSKF; translated from the coding sequence ATGAATATCAGAGATTATATTTCATATCTATTAAATAAAAATAAATTAAAGAAAGTTAAGCTTTTAGTATCAGATATAGACGGAGTTATGACTGACGGCAGATTAATATTTGATGATAATGGTGTTGAAAGTAAATTTTTTAATACTCAAGATGGTATGGGGGTAGTTTTAGCATTAAAAGCTGGTATAAAAATTGCAGTTATTTCCGGAAGCAATTCTAATGCCATAAAAACAAGATTTGATAAATTTAGAAGGCATGGGTTTGAAGATTTGATACTTGGTCAGGAAAATAAAATGCCTGTTATTTTAACTTTAATGGAAAAATATGGTTTAAAAAAAGAAGAGATAGCTTATATAGGTGATGATTTAATAGATTTGAGTGTTATGAGATATGTAGGAATATCTTTTTCTCCTAAAGATGCTCATAATGAAGCTTTAAAAGTTGCTAATGTTATAATTCATAAAAGAGGCGGATACGGTGCAGTTAGAGTGGTAATAGATATGATACTCAAATCTAAGGGTATTTATAATGAAATTGTTAGTAAATTTTAG
- the truA gene encoding tRNA pseudouridine(38-40) synthase TruA has translation MNNIKITIQYDGTDFYGWQIQPNLRTVQGEIYKAVQKVYGEKITIYGCGRTDAGVHALGQVANFRVPKMLVPINKVHIALNSYLDRDLRIIKAEEMPDNFNARASATFREYLYIVHNSSTSFPFYERYAWFYRKNVIDEKLINEYAKYLIGEHNFTSFCSTEDENDSKFRYLERLKAIRKGDTIYFIIRGNAFLHNMVRIIVGTLVEGQKKKMPTNFIEDILKSEDRSKAFVTAPAHGLYFRRAFFKDE, from the coding sequence ATGAATAATATAAAGATAACAATACAATATGACGGTACAGATTTTTATGGTTGGCAGATACAGCCTAATTTGAGAACTGTTCAGGGTGAGATATATAAGGCTGTTCAAAAGGTATATGGAGAAAAGATAACTATATACGGATGCGGAAGAACGGATGCTGGGGTTCATGCTTTAGGACAGGTTGCAAATTTTAGAGTCCCTAAAATGCTTGTTCCTATTAATAAGGTTCATATAGCTTTGAATTCGTATTTGGATAGAGATTTAAGAATAATAAAAGCTGAAGAAATGCCTGATAACTTTAATGCAAGGGCTTCAGCTACATTTAGAGAATATTTATATATAGTTCATAACAGTAGTACATCTTTTCCTTTCTATGAAAGATATGCATGGTTCTATAGAAAAAATGTTATAGATGAGAAGTTGATTAATGAATATGCTAAATATTTGATAGGTGAGCATAATTTTACTTCTTTTTGTTCTACAGAAGATGAAAATGATTCTAAATTTAGATATTTAGAGAGACTTAAAGCTATAAGAAAAGGAGATACAATATATTTTATAATAAGGGGCAATGCTTTTTTACATAATATGGTTAGAATTATAGTAGGTACTTTAGTAGAAGGTCAAAAAAAGAAAATGCCTACTAATTTTATAGAAGATATACTAAAGAGTGAAGATAGGTCAAAAGCATTTGTTACAGCACCTGCACATGGACTTTACTTCAGAAGAGCATTTTTTAAAGACGAATGA
- a CDS encoding ABC transporter substrate-binding protein gives MKKLFITLSIAILFITSCSSKKDNASVSSLNSDFKKIGILQLVEHYALDQANKGFVDGLKEAGYEDGKNIVIDYQNAQGEQANCVTISQKFINDKVDLILAIATPAAQAVANLTKDIPILVTAVTDPADSKLVADNKMPGGNVTGTSDLTPVKEQMDLLKKLVPSAKNIGFLYSSSEQNSKFQIDIAKAKANELGLSYVDATVTTPNDLQQVVQSLIGKVDVIYVPTDNMVSAGMANVIGVTGPANIPVICGEAAMLNAGGLATYGIDYYELGKLTANQAVKILKGEAKPADMPIEYMENPVLEINTNAAKKLNITIPADL, from the coding sequence ATGAAAAAGTTATTTATTACTTTGTCAATTGCAATCTTGTTTATTACATCATGTTCATCAAAAAAAGATAATGCTAGTGTTTCATCTTTAAATAGCGACTTTAAAAAAATAGGAATACTTCAGCTTGTTGAGCATTATGCATTGGATCAAGCTAATAAAGGTTTTGTAGATGGTTTGAAAGAAGCAGGATATGAAGATGGTAAAAATATTGTCATAGATTATCAAAATGCTCAAGGCGAGCAGGCAAACTGTGTTACAATATCTCAAAAATTTATTAATGACAAAGTAGATTTAATATTAGCAATAGCAACACCAGCAGCACAGGCTGTAGCTAATTTAACTAAAGATATACCTATACTTGTAACAGCTGTTACAGATCCTGCAGATTCAAAATTGGTTGCAGATAATAAAATGCCAGGAGGAAATGTGACAGGTACTTCAGATTTAACTCCTGTAAAAGAACAAATGGATTTGCTAAAAAAATTAGTTCCTTCAGCTAAAAATATAGGTTTTTTATATAGTTCCAGCGAACAGAATTCCAAATTCCAAATAGATATTGCTAAAGCAAAAGCAAATGAATTAGGATTATCATATGTAGATGCTACAGTAACAACTCCTAATGATTTACAGCAAGTTGTTCAGAGTTTAATAGGTAAAGTAGATGTTATATATGTACCTACAGATAATATGGTATCAGCTGGTATGGCTAATGTTATAGGTGTTACAGGACCTGCTAATATACCTGTAATATGCGGAGAGGCTGCTATGCTTAATGCCGGCGGACTTGCTACTTATGGTATAGATTATTATGAGCTAGGAAAATTAACTGCTAATCAGGCAGTAAAAATATTAAAAGGTGAAGCTAAACCTGCAGATATGCCTATAGAATATATGGAAAATCCTGTATTAGAAATTAATACTAATGCAGCTAAAAAATTAAATATTACAATACCTGCAGATTTATAA
- a CDS encoding DegT/DnrJ/EryC1/StrS family aminotransferase: MIRHSRPTIRKKDLESALKVMISDNLATGNVIQEFERSFANYFGKGFTAIFVNSGTAALELILRHLKVGEGDEVIMSSFLNASPLQVVTSLKATPVLIDIDEDSFQISMDNVIEAINEKTKAIIVSHMFGNCALIDELADIKVPVIEDASHSLGGKYRDTLLGSFGDFAYFSLSATRMITSGGAGGMILTKKKGMDAIRDIIHYDKKENFVRRFNYCATDLQASIGIEELKHLERMVEVRGDIASFYDNAILESNLMKLSTHDSESPSYYRYVCMLNGSMNIYDAIKMFERHNVEAARPIFKPLHQYLNLPNENYPNTENAYLKSISLPIYPTLQKNEAELICKLIKQIR, from the coding sequence TTGATTAGACATTCCAGACCTACTATAAGAAAAAAAGATTTAGAATCTGCTTTGAAAGTAATGATTAGCGATAATCTTGCTACAGGTAATGTTATACAAGAATTCGAAAGAAGTTTTGCTAATTATTTCGGAAAAGGTTTTACAGCAATATTTGTTAATAGCGGAACTGCTGCATTAGAACTTATATTAAGACATTTAAAAGTTGGTGAAGGAGATGAAGTTATAATGTCATCTTTTCTTAATGCCTCACCTCTTCAAGTAGTTACAAGTTTAAAAGCTACTCCTGTTTTAATAGATATAGATGAAGACAGTTTCCAAATATCTATGGATAATGTTATAGAGGCTATCAATGAAAAAACTAAAGCAATTATAGTTTCTCATATGTTTGGAAATTGTGCATTAATTGATGAGCTTGCTGATATTAAAGTACCTGTTATAGAGGATGCATCTCATAGCTTGGGAGGAAAGTACAGAGATACTTTGCTTGGAAGTTTCGGAGATTTTGCATACTTCTCTCTTTCTGCAACTAGAATGATAACTTCAGGCGGTGCTGGAGGAATGATACTTACAAAGAAAAAAGGAATGGATGCTATAAGAGATATTATTCATTATGATAAAAAAGAAAATTTTGTAAGAAGATTCAATTATTGTGCCACAGATCTTCAGGCTTCAATAGGAATAGAAGAGCTTAAGCATCTTGAAAGAATGGTAGAAGTGAGAGGCGATATAGCTTCATTTTATGATAATGCAATACTTGAAAGTAATTTGATGAAATTATCTACTCATGATAGTGAAAGCCCTTCATATTACAGATATGTATGTATGCTTAACGGCAGCATGAATATATATGATGCTATAAAAATGTTTGAAAGACATAATGTAGAAGCGGCTAGACCTATATTCAAGCCTTTGCATCAGTATCTTAATTTACCTAATGAGAATTATCCTAATACTGAGAATGCATATTTAAAAAGCATATCATTGCCTATATACCCTACTTTGCAAAAAAATGAGGCTGAACTCATTTGCAAACTTATAAAGCAAATAAGATAA
- a CDS encoding metal ABC transporter permease: MEIFEYDFMRKAFLVGIMLAVIIPCIGVVVVLKRLSMIGDAISHTSLAGVTFGLVFNINPIVASIIFCILSALSIEFIRKKIAKYGEMSISIIMSLSIGIAGLLSGFVANNSNFNSFLFGSIVAISDFELKLVILISSISILIFIFLYKEIFYITFNERLAKLSGVPVNRINFIFTILTAVTVSISARAVGALIVSSMMVVPVACSMQIANSYKKTIIFAVIFNLFFTILGIFISYYQGLKPGATIVLISIITFIIIILLKSLLSSRHNVS, from the coding sequence ATGGAAATATTTGAATATGATTTTATGCGTAAAGCTTTCCTAGTAGGTATTATGCTTGCTGTGATAATACCTTGCATAGGTGTAGTTGTTGTATTAAAAAGGCTTTCTATGATAGGAGATGCTATTTCTCATACTTCGCTTGCAGGTGTTACATTCGGACTAGTTTTTAATATAAATCCAATAGTAGCTTCAATAATATTCTGCATACTGTCTGCATTATCAATAGAGTTCATAAGAAAAAAAATAGCTAAATATGGTGAGATGTCTATATCGATAATAATGTCTTTATCTATAGGGATTGCTGGGCTTCTTTCAGGGTTCGTAGCTAACAATTCAAACTTTAACAGTTTCTTATTTGGAAGTATTGTTGCTATAAGCGATTTTGAATTGAAATTAGTAATATTAATAAGTTCTATATCAATACTAATATTCATTTTCTTATACAAAGAAATTTTTTATATAACTTTTAATGAGAGATTGGCAAAACTTTCAGGAGTGCCTGTCAATAGAATTAATTTTATTTTCACAATATTAACTGCTGTTACTGTATCAATATCAGCAAGGGCTGTAGGAGCTTTAATAGTTTCATCGATGATGGTAGTTCCTGTTGCCTGTTCTATGCAAATTGCTAACAGTTATAAAAAAACTATTATTTTTGCTGTGATATTCAATCTATTTTTTACAATATTAGGGATATTTATTTCATATTATCAAGGTCTTAAGCCTGGGGCTACTATAGTTTTAATAAGCATAATTACTTTTATAATTATAATATTATTAAAGTCTTTATTATCATCAAGGCATAATGTATCATAA
- a CDS encoding variable surface family protein, translating to MKKILLTMIALLSITNSLVFAMYGNNNDWIDFLTDGNQFRARMDQLGFVLGNDSIKGTVGFRANTGYWGSILTSSANTKLDATVSAGIGYTSDIIGIGLGYNYTYSEGYKLDVHTPVLAVNALANNLRIVVPIQVAVKDKLDNTYDNYMGISLDPQIRYYTGMDLINQIRLIVKYGMNQTKTASETYTASSFGFDFRLYFGASVGNVTLNPFIKVTYDTSLGAKGKSVGSYEVLSDSVVIPTTTGDVLDRETYTVAILPTLALEANSDIVSLYLEPGIGYSITDYGMKGSKLEHSLAWSAYAELYITPVEDLEWYFEMDVNNSNNENTGVPVSFASTTGITWYLPSFGAAQ from the coding sequence ATGAAAAAGATTTTATTAACTATGATTGCTTTATTATCAATTACAAATTCTTTAGTATTTGCTATGTACGGCAACAACAATGATTGGATTGATTTTCTTACAGACGGAAATCAATTCAGAGCAAGAATGGATCAGTTAGGTTTTGTATTAGGAAATGATAGTATTAAAGGTACTGTTGGTTTCAGAGCTAATACAGGATATTGGGGATCTATTTTAACTTCTTCAGCAAATACTAAATTAGATGCAACAGTTTCAGCTGGTATAGGTTATACTTCTGATATAATAGGTATAGGACTTGGTTATAATTATACTTATTCTGAAGGATATAAATTAGATGTACATACTCCTGTTTTAGCTGTTAATGCTTTAGCTAATAATCTAAGGATAGTAGTTCCTATTCAAGTAGCTGTAAAAGATAAATTAGATAATACTTACGATAATTACATGGGTATTAGCTTAGATCCTCAAATCAGATACTATACAGGAATGGATTTGATCAATCAAATAAGATTAATAGTAAAATATGGTATGAATCAAACTAAAACTGCATCAGAAACATATACAGCTTCATCTTTTGGTTTTGATTTCAGATTATATTTTGGTGCTTCAGTTGGAAATGTTACGCTTAATCCTTTCATCAAAGTGACTTATGATACTTCTTTAGGTGCTAAAGGAAAATCTGTTGGAAGTTATGAAGTATTATCAGACAGCGTAGTTATACCTACAACTACAGGTGATGTGCTTGATAGAGAAACTTATACTGTAGCTATACTTCCTACTTTAGCTTTAGAGGCAAACAGCGATATAGTTTCTCTTTATTTAGAGCCTGGTATAGGTTATTCTATTACTGATTATGGTATGAAAGGTTCTAAGCTTGAGCATTCTTTAGCTTGGTCAGCTTATGCAGAGCTTTATATTACTCCTGTTGAAGATTTAGAATGGTATTTTGAGATGGATGTTAATAATTCTAATAATGAAAACACAGGAGTTCCTGTTAGCTTTGCATCTACTACTGGTATTACTTGGTATTTACCTTCTTTCGGAGCAGCACAATAA
- a CDS encoding metal ABC transporter ATP-binding protein: MNKIIEFKNVHFGYTSDDILKCISFDVNKGDFVSIIGSNGAGKSTILKLILGEINQFRGSIKLYEEDINKFKDWKRIGYLEQNAYSKIVNFPATVYEIVMSNNFADIGLFKFPNKTHSIKVINALELLGMEKYKNRMISKLSGGQIQRVFLARTLISEPDLLVLDEPTNGVDRETIDLIYKILQDLNKEKKVTIIMVTHDVEKMSNISNRVFCFEEGSLVELEKKQIYDELSHKHKHPNSDSVCSC, from the coding sequence ATGAATAAGATTATAGAATTTAAAAATGTACATTTTGGATATACTTCTGATGATATACTTAAATGTATAAGTTTTGATGTTAATAAAGGGGATTTTGTATCTATAATAGGTTCTAATGGTGCAGGGAAGAGTACTATATTAAAACTTATTTTAGGAGAGATTAACCAATTCAGAGGAAGCATCAAATTATATGAAGAGGACATAAATAAATTTAAAGACTGGAAAAGAATAGGGTATTTGGAACAGAATGCATATTCTAAAATTGTTAATTTTCCTGCTACAGTTTATGAGATAGTTATGTCCAATAATTTTGCTGATATAGGTTTGTTTAAATTTCCAAATAAGACTCATAGTATTAAAGTTATTAATGCATTAGAGCTTTTAGGTATGGAAAAATATAAAAATAGAATGATATCAAAGCTTTCAGGCGGACAGATTCAAAGGGTATTTTTAGCTAGGACATTAATATCAGAACCAGATTTACTTGTACTAGATGAGCCTACAAATGGTGTGGACAGAGAAACTATTGACTTAATATACAAAATCTTACAGGATTTAAATAAAGAAAAAAAAGTAACTATAATAATGGTTACACATGATGTTGAGAAGATGTCTAATATATCTAACAGAGTATTTTGCTTTGAAGAAGGTTCTTTAGTTGAACTAGAGAAGAAGCAAATATATGATGAGCTTTCTCATAAACATAAACATCCTAATAGCGATAGTGTTTGTTCATGTTAG